Proteins from a single region of Oncorhynchus kisutch isolate 150728-3 unplaced genomic scaffold, Okis_V2 Okis01b-Okis20b_hom, whole genome shotgun sequence:
- the LOC116352832 gene encoding Fc receptor-like protein 1 isoform X1, whose amino-acid sequence MTTLRTTVVVLLGFYTFCQETRASVQGASVPGASVPGASVLGRPLLYGPSTALEKTVEEFQCEVLRYPKDESILYQLFREGDRSKALGFYSALSGEMANFPLYITASYEGYMVCVASVQNNTVIHPTVSPRHHLRVVDPVNGAEVVVQSGSVEFYEGKPLSLRCNIAKGNHVSYQWLVDGKPLPLSPLHNQTQEQLFIYRMVPQDSGEYTCVATNQLNITKVYSSWSTAKVIKVKELVSEPDLLFLVLKERDGTYFALVTCQSLTGSPPITFSLYSRSEFISTETVDERSATFSIPVVLDLHMGFLQCQAQNGDRVVYGQWTAMHVVPVGGAVTMHYDNDVGEKFSIVGLRFYCSVERGTFPQYRWFLNGTVLEGRGEFYWVEQSILLLSVGRSSAGTYHCEVSDSFDGTTVISSEARYIDKEVLNHLPTTVVAVVFGCFLFLVTLVTTCCFIGLLYQKRQCLVEKSMLDLKLGLEMHNIMDEEEYMEDDGVVRAARIVDSDQEEVESTDEWLQLLQELKNTLEDEIPQNNF is encoded by the exons atgaCTACGCTCAGAACAACAGTAGTAGTTTTACTGG GTTTCTACACCTTCTGCCAGGAGACAA GAGCCTCAGTCCAAGGAGCCTCAGTCCCAGGAGCCTCAGTCCCAGGAGCCTCAGTCCTAGGCAGACCGTTGCTGTACGGCCCCTCAACAGCCCTAGAGAAGACTGTAGAAGAATTCCAGTGTGAAGTTCTGCGTTACCCTAAAGACGAGTCCATCCTCTACCAGCTATTCAG GGAAGGTGACCGGTCCAAGGCCTTAGGCTTCTACAGTGCTCTGTCTGGTGAGATGGCCAATTTCCCTCTGTACATCACTGCTTCCTATGAGGGCTACATGGTGTGTGTAGCCAGCGTCCAGAACAACACAGTAATACACCCCACCGTCAGTCCAAGACATCACCTCAGAGTAGTCG ACCCAGTCAACGGTGCAGAGGTTGTAGTCCAATCAGGGTCTGTGGAGTTCTACGAAGGGAAGCCACTGTCCCTACGTTGTAACATCGCCAAAGGGAACCACGTCTCCTACCAGTGGCTGGTGGATGGGaagcccctccccctgtctcctttACACAATCAGACACAGGAACAACTCTTCATCTACAG GATGGTGCCCCAGGACAGCGGGGAGTACACCTGTGTTGCTACCAACCAACTCAACATCACCAAGGTCTACTCCTCCTGGAGCACTGCCAAGGTCatcaaggtcaaag agCTCGTGTCTGAACCAGACCTCCTCTTCCTGGTACTGAAGGAAAGAGACGGGACCTACTTTGCCCTCGTCACGTGTCAATCACTCACGGGGTCTCCGCCCATCACCTTCTCCCTCTACAGCAGGTCAGAGTTCATTAGCACAGAGACGGTTGACGAGCGATCCGCCACGTTCTCTATTCCAGTGGTTCTAGATCTCCACATGGGCTTTCTACAGTGTCAGGCGCAGAACGGAGACAGGGTGGTGTACGGTCAGTGGACGGCCATGCACGTTG TTCCAGTAGGTGGAGCTGTGACGATGCACTACGACAACGACGTGGGAGAAAAGTTCTCCATTGTGGGCCTGAGGTTCTACTGTTCCGTGGAGAGGGGAACCTTTCCCCAGTACCGCTGGTTCCTCAACGGAACTGTTCTAGAAGGCCGTGGAGAGTTCTACTGGGTGGAGCAATCCATTTTGTTGTTATCTGTGGGGAGGAGCAGTGCCGGAACGTACCATTGTGAGGTGTCTGACAGCTTTGATGGCACTACGGTGATCAGCAGTGAGGCGAGGTACATCGATAAAGAAG TGTTGAACCACCTCCCTACCACGGTGGTGGCTGTTGTGTTCGGCTGTTTCCTCTTCCTAGTTACCTTGGTGACCACCTGTTGTTTCATTGGTCTGCTGTACC AGAAAAGACAGTGTCTTGTTGAAAAGTCTAT GCTGGATCTCAAGTTGGGTCTGGAGATGCACAACATAATG GATGAAGAGGAATACATGGAGGATGACGGAGTGGTGAGAGCAGCCAGGATCGTTGACTCAGATCAG GAGGAAGTAGAATCGACAGACGAGTGGCTGCAGCTACTCCAGGAACTGAAGAACACCTTGGAGGatgaaattccacaaaataacttttga
- the LOC116352832 gene encoding peroxidasin homolog isoform X5 encodes MTTLRTTVVVLLGFYTFCQETRASVQGASVPGASVPGASVLGRPLLYGPSTALEKTVEEFQCEVLRYPKDESILYQLFREGDRSKALGFYSALSGEMANFPLYITASYEGYMVCVASVQNNTVIHPTVSPRHHLRVVDPVNGAEVVVQSGSVEFYEGKPLSLRCNIAKGNHVSYQWLVDGKPLPLSPLHNQTQEQLFIYRMVPQDSGEYTCVATNQLNITKVYSSWSTAKVIKVKELVSEPDLLFLVLKERDGTYFALVTCQSLTGSPPITFSLYSRSEFISTETVDERSATFSIPVVLDLHMGFLQCQAQNGDRVVYGQWTAMHVVPVGGAVTMHYDNDVGEKFSIVGLRFYCSVERGTFPQYRWFLNGTVLEGRGEFYWVEQSILLLSVGRSSAGTYHCEVSDSFDGTTVISSEARMKRNTWRMTEW; translated from the exons atgaCTACGCTCAGAACAACAGTAGTAGTTTTACTGG GTTTCTACACCTTCTGCCAGGAGACAA GAGCCTCAGTCCAAGGAGCCTCAGTCCCAGGAGCCTCAGTCCCAGGAGCCTCAGTCCTAGGCAGACCGTTGCTGTACGGCCCCTCAACAGCCCTAGAGAAGACTGTAGAAGAATTCCAGTGTGAAGTTCTGCGTTACCCTAAAGACGAGTCCATCCTCTACCAGCTATTCAG GGAAGGTGACCGGTCCAAGGCCTTAGGCTTCTACAGTGCTCTGTCTGGTGAGATGGCCAATTTCCCTCTGTACATCACTGCTTCCTATGAGGGCTACATGGTGTGTGTAGCCAGCGTCCAGAACAACACAGTAATACACCCCACCGTCAGTCCAAGACATCACCTCAGAGTAGTCG ACCCAGTCAACGGTGCAGAGGTTGTAGTCCAATCAGGGTCTGTGGAGTTCTACGAAGGGAAGCCACTGTCCCTACGTTGTAACATCGCCAAAGGGAACCACGTCTCCTACCAGTGGCTGGTGGATGGGaagcccctccccctgtctcctttACACAATCAGACACAGGAACAACTCTTCATCTACAG GATGGTGCCCCAGGACAGCGGGGAGTACACCTGTGTTGCTACCAACCAACTCAACATCACCAAGGTCTACTCCTCCTGGAGCACTGCCAAGGTCatcaaggtcaaag agCTCGTGTCTGAACCAGACCTCCTCTTCCTGGTACTGAAGGAAAGAGACGGGACCTACTTTGCCCTCGTCACGTGTCAATCACTCACGGGGTCTCCGCCCATCACCTTCTCCCTCTACAGCAGGTCAGAGTTCATTAGCACAGAGACGGTTGACGAGCGATCCGCCACGTTCTCTATTCCAGTGGTTCTAGATCTCCACATGGGCTTTCTACAGTGTCAGGCGCAGAACGGAGACAGGGTGGTGTACGGTCAGTGGACGGCCATGCACGTTG TTCCAGTAGGTGGAGCTGTGACGATGCACTACGACAACGACGTGGGAGAAAAGTTCTCCATTGTGGGCCTGAGGTTCTACTGTTCCGTGGAGAGGGGAACCTTTCCCCAGTACCGCTGGTTCCTCAACGGAACTGTTCTAGAAGGCCGTGGAGAGTTCTACTGGGTGGAGCAATCCATTTTGTTGTTATCTGTGGGGAGGAGCAGTGCCGGAACGTACCATTGTGAGGTGTCTGACAGCTTTGATGGCACTACGGTGATCAGCAGTGAGGCGAG GATGAAGAGGAATACATGGAGGATGACGGAGTGGTGA
- the LOC116352832 gene encoding peroxidasin homolog isoform X4, translating to MTTLRTTVVVLLGFYTFCQETRASVQGASVPGASVPGASVLGRPLLYGPSTALEKTVEEFQCEVLRYPKDESILYQLFREGDRSKALGFYSALSGEMANFPLYITASYEGYMVCVASVQNNTVIHPTVSPRHHLRVVDPVNGAEVVVQSGSVEFYEGKPLSLRCNIAKGNHVSYQWLVDGKPLPLSPLHNQTQEQLFIYRMVPQDSGEYTCVATNQLNITKVYSSWSTAKVIKVKELVSEPDLLFLVLKERDGTYFALVTCQSLTGSPPITFSLYSRSEFISTETVDERSATFSIPVVLDLHMGFLQCQAQNGDRVVYGQWTAMHVVPVGGAVTMHYDNDVGEKFSIVGLRFYCSVERGTFPQYRWFLNGTVLEGRGEFYWVEQSILLLSVGRSSAGTYHCEVSDSFDGTTVISSEASVEPPPYHGGGCCVRLFPLPSYLGDHLLFHWSAVP from the exons atgaCTACGCTCAGAACAACAGTAGTAGTTTTACTGG GTTTCTACACCTTCTGCCAGGAGACAA GAGCCTCAGTCCAAGGAGCCTCAGTCCCAGGAGCCTCAGTCCCAGGAGCCTCAGTCCTAGGCAGACCGTTGCTGTACGGCCCCTCAACAGCCCTAGAGAAGACTGTAGAAGAATTCCAGTGTGAAGTTCTGCGTTACCCTAAAGACGAGTCCATCCTCTACCAGCTATTCAG GGAAGGTGACCGGTCCAAGGCCTTAGGCTTCTACAGTGCTCTGTCTGGTGAGATGGCCAATTTCCCTCTGTACATCACTGCTTCCTATGAGGGCTACATGGTGTGTGTAGCCAGCGTCCAGAACAACACAGTAATACACCCCACCGTCAGTCCAAGACATCACCTCAGAGTAGTCG ACCCAGTCAACGGTGCAGAGGTTGTAGTCCAATCAGGGTCTGTGGAGTTCTACGAAGGGAAGCCACTGTCCCTACGTTGTAACATCGCCAAAGGGAACCACGTCTCCTACCAGTGGCTGGTGGATGGGaagcccctccccctgtctcctttACACAATCAGACACAGGAACAACTCTTCATCTACAG GATGGTGCCCCAGGACAGCGGGGAGTACACCTGTGTTGCTACCAACCAACTCAACATCACCAAGGTCTACTCCTCCTGGAGCACTGCCAAGGTCatcaaggtcaaag agCTCGTGTCTGAACCAGACCTCCTCTTCCTGGTACTGAAGGAAAGAGACGGGACCTACTTTGCCCTCGTCACGTGTCAATCACTCACGGGGTCTCCGCCCATCACCTTCTCCCTCTACAGCAGGTCAGAGTTCATTAGCACAGAGACGGTTGACGAGCGATCCGCCACGTTCTCTATTCCAGTGGTTCTAGATCTCCACATGGGCTTTCTACAGTGTCAGGCGCAGAACGGAGACAGGGTGGTGTACGGTCAGTGGACGGCCATGCACGTTG TTCCAGTAGGTGGAGCTGTGACGATGCACTACGACAACGACGTGGGAGAAAAGTTCTCCATTGTGGGCCTGAGGTTCTACTGTTCCGTGGAGAGGGGAACCTTTCCCCAGTACCGCTGGTTCCTCAACGGAACTGTTCTAGAAGGCCGTGGAGAGTTCTACTGGGTGGAGCAATCCATTTTGTTGTTATCTGTGGGGAGGAGCAGTGCCGGAACGTACCATTGTGAGGTGTCTGACAGCTTTGATGGCACTACGGTGATCAGCAGTGAGGCGAG TGTTGAACCACCTCCCTACCACGGTGGTGGCTGTTGTGTTCGGCTGTTTCCTCTTCCTAGTTACCTTGGTGACCACCTGTTGTTTCATTGGTCTGCTGTACCGTGA
- the LOC116352832 gene encoding Fc receptor-like protein 1 isoform X3 yields the protein MTTLRTTVVVLLGASVQGASVPGASVPGASVLGRPLLYGPSTALEKTVEEFQCEVLRYPKDESILYQLFREGDRSKALGFYSALSGEMANFPLYITASYEGYMVCVASVQNNTVIHPTVSPRHHLRVVDPVNGAEVVVQSGSVEFYEGKPLSLRCNIAKGNHVSYQWLVDGKPLPLSPLHNQTQEQLFIYRMVPQDSGEYTCVATNQLNITKVYSSWSTAKVIKVKELVSEPDLLFLVLKERDGTYFALVTCQSLTGSPPITFSLYSRSEFISTETVDERSATFSIPVVLDLHMGFLQCQAQNGDRVVYGQWTAMHVVPVGGAVTMHYDNDVGEKFSIVGLRFYCSVERGTFPQYRWFLNGTVLEGRGEFYWVEQSILLLSVGRSSAGTYHCEVSDSFDGTTVISSEARYIDKEVLNHLPTTVVAVVFGCFLFLVTLVTTCCFIGLLYQKRQCLVEKSMLDLKLGLEMHNIMVTDDDDEEFLALWMKRNTWRMTEW from the exons atgaCTACGCTCAGAACAACAGTAGTAGTTTTACTGG GAGCCTCAGTCCAAGGAGCCTCAGTCCCAGGAGCCTCAGTCCCAGGAGCCTCAGTCCTAGGCAGACCGTTGCTGTACGGCCCCTCAACAGCCCTAGAGAAGACTGTAGAAGAATTCCAGTGTGAAGTTCTGCGTTACCCTAAAGACGAGTCCATCCTCTACCAGCTATTCAG GGAAGGTGACCGGTCCAAGGCCTTAGGCTTCTACAGTGCTCTGTCTGGTGAGATGGCCAATTTCCCTCTGTACATCACTGCTTCCTATGAGGGCTACATGGTGTGTGTAGCCAGCGTCCAGAACAACACAGTAATACACCCCACCGTCAGTCCAAGACATCACCTCAGAGTAGTCG ACCCAGTCAACGGTGCAGAGGTTGTAGTCCAATCAGGGTCTGTGGAGTTCTACGAAGGGAAGCCACTGTCCCTACGTTGTAACATCGCCAAAGGGAACCACGTCTCCTACCAGTGGCTGGTGGATGGGaagcccctccccctgtctcctttACACAATCAGACACAGGAACAACTCTTCATCTACAG GATGGTGCCCCAGGACAGCGGGGAGTACACCTGTGTTGCTACCAACCAACTCAACATCACCAAGGTCTACTCCTCCTGGAGCACTGCCAAGGTCatcaaggtcaaag agCTCGTGTCTGAACCAGACCTCCTCTTCCTGGTACTGAAGGAAAGAGACGGGACCTACTTTGCCCTCGTCACGTGTCAATCACTCACGGGGTCTCCGCCCATCACCTTCTCCCTCTACAGCAGGTCAGAGTTCATTAGCACAGAGACGGTTGACGAGCGATCCGCCACGTTCTCTATTCCAGTGGTTCTAGATCTCCACATGGGCTTTCTACAGTGTCAGGCGCAGAACGGAGACAGGGTGGTGTACGGTCAGTGGACGGCCATGCACGTTG TTCCAGTAGGTGGAGCTGTGACGATGCACTACGACAACGACGTGGGAGAAAAGTTCTCCATTGTGGGCCTGAGGTTCTACTGTTCCGTGGAGAGGGGAACCTTTCCCCAGTACCGCTGGTTCCTCAACGGAACTGTTCTAGAAGGCCGTGGAGAGTTCTACTGGGTGGAGCAATCCATTTTGTTGTTATCTGTGGGGAGGAGCAGTGCCGGAACGTACCATTGTGAGGTGTCTGACAGCTTTGATGGCACTACGGTGATCAGCAGTGAGGCGAGGTACATCGATAAAGAAG TGTTGAACCACCTCCCTACCACGGTGGTGGCTGTTGTGTTCGGCTGTTTCCTCTTCCTAGTTACCTTGGTGACCACCTGTTGTTTCATTGGTCTGCTGTACC AGAAAAGACAGTGTCTTGTTGAAAAGTCTAT GCTGGATCTCAAGTTGGGTCTGGAGATGCACAACATAATGgtgactgatgatgatgatgaagagttCCTTGCATTATG GATGAAGAGGAATACATGGAGGATGACGGAGTGGTGA
- the LOC116352832 gene encoding Fc receptor-like protein 1 isoform X2: MTTLRTTVVVLLGASVQGASVPGASVPGASVLGRPLLYGPSTALEKTVEEFQCEVLRYPKDESILYQLFREGDRSKALGFYSALSGEMANFPLYITASYEGYMVCVASVQNNTVIHPTVSPRHHLRVVDPVNGAEVVVQSGSVEFYEGKPLSLRCNIAKGNHVSYQWLVDGKPLPLSPLHNQTQEQLFIYRMVPQDSGEYTCVATNQLNITKVYSSWSTAKVIKVKELVSEPDLLFLVLKERDGTYFALVTCQSLTGSPPITFSLYSRSEFISTETVDERSATFSIPVVLDLHMGFLQCQAQNGDRVVYGQWTAMHVVPVGGAVTMHYDNDVGEKFSIVGLRFYCSVERGTFPQYRWFLNGTVLEGRGEFYWVEQSILLLSVGRSSAGTYHCEVSDSFDGTTVISSEARYIDKEVLNHLPTTVVAVVFGCFLFLVTLVTTCCFIGLLYQKRQCLVEKSMLDLKLGLEMHNIMDEEEYMEDDGVVRAARIVDSDQEEVESTDEWLQLLQELKNTLEDEIPQNNF, from the exons atgaCTACGCTCAGAACAACAGTAGTAGTTTTACTGG GAGCCTCAGTCCAAGGAGCCTCAGTCCCAGGAGCCTCAGTCCCAGGAGCCTCAGTCCTAGGCAGACCGTTGCTGTACGGCCCCTCAACAGCCCTAGAGAAGACTGTAGAAGAATTCCAGTGTGAAGTTCTGCGTTACCCTAAAGACGAGTCCATCCTCTACCAGCTATTCAG GGAAGGTGACCGGTCCAAGGCCTTAGGCTTCTACAGTGCTCTGTCTGGTGAGATGGCCAATTTCCCTCTGTACATCACTGCTTCCTATGAGGGCTACATGGTGTGTGTAGCCAGCGTCCAGAACAACACAGTAATACACCCCACCGTCAGTCCAAGACATCACCTCAGAGTAGTCG ACCCAGTCAACGGTGCAGAGGTTGTAGTCCAATCAGGGTCTGTGGAGTTCTACGAAGGGAAGCCACTGTCCCTACGTTGTAACATCGCCAAAGGGAACCACGTCTCCTACCAGTGGCTGGTGGATGGGaagcccctccccctgtctcctttACACAATCAGACACAGGAACAACTCTTCATCTACAG GATGGTGCCCCAGGACAGCGGGGAGTACACCTGTGTTGCTACCAACCAACTCAACATCACCAAGGTCTACTCCTCCTGGAGCACTGCCAAGGTCatcaaggtcaaag agCTCGTGTCTGAACCAGACCTCCTCTTCCTGGTACTGAAGGAAAGAGACGGGACCTACTTTGCCCTCGTCACGTGTCAATCACTCACGGGGTCTCCGCCCATCACCTTCTCCCTCTACAGCAGGTCAGAGTTCATTAGCACAGAGACGGTTGACGAGCGATCCGCCACGTTCTCTATTCCAGTGGTTCTAGATCTCCACATGGGCTTTCTACAGTGTCAGGCGCAGAACGGAGACAGGGTGGTGTACGGTCAGTGGACGGCCATGCACGTTG TTCCAGTAGGTGGAGCTGTGACGATGCACTACGACAACGACGTGGGAGAAAAGTTCTCCATTGTGGGCCTGAGGTTCTACTGTTCCGTGGAGAGGGGAACCTTTCCCCAGTACCGCTGGTTCCTCAACGGAACTGTTCTAGAAGGCCGTGGAGAGTTCTACTGGGTGGAGCAATCCATTTTGTTGTTATCTGTGGGGAGGAGCAGTGCCGGAACGTACCATTGTGAGGTGTCTGACAGCTTTGATGGCACTACGGTGATCAGCAGTGAGGCGAGGTACATCGATAAAGAAG TGTTGAACCACCTCCCTACCACGGTGGTGGCTGTTGTGTTCGGCTGTTTCCTCTTCCTAGTTACCTTGGTGACCACCTGTTGTTTCATTGGTCTGCTGTACC AGAAAAGACAGTGTCTTGTTGAAAAGTCTAT GCTGGATCTCAAGTTGGGTCTGGAGATGCACAACATAATG GATGAAGAGGAATACATGGAGGATGACGGAGTGGTGAGAGCAGCCAGGATCGTTGACTCAGATCAG GAGGAAGTAGAATCGACAGACGAGTGGCTGCAGCTACTCCAGGAACTGAAGAACACCTTGGAGGatgaaattccacaaaataacttttga